gcaatttgaccatgaaggccttacccacgcagtctcctcagaacagttgatgctgagatgtctgttacttgaactctgttaggcatttatttgggctgcaatgtctgaggctggtaactctctaatgaacttatcctctgccgcagaggtaactctgggtcttccattcctgtggcagtcctcatgagagtttcatcatagtgcttgatggtttttgcgactgcacttgaagaaatgttcaaagttcttgacatttccctattgactgaccttcatgtcttaaagtaatgatggactgtcatttctctctgcttttttgagctgttcttgccataatgtggacttagccttatttggtaaaagaccatcttctgtatcccacaactgattagctcaaacacattaagaaggaaagaaattccacaaattttacttttaacaaggcacacctgttaattgaaatacattcctggtgactacctcatgaagctggttgagagaataccaagagtgtgcaaagctgtcaaggcaaagtgtggctactttgaataatctcaaatacaGAATGTAATTGGATTTCTTTAACTCTTTTTGTTTCTATTACTACATaaaattccatgtgttatttcatagtaatgatttcttcactattattctacaatgtagaaaatagtaaaaataaagacaaacattgtaatgagtaggtgtgtccaaacttttgactggtactgcaggTTGACTGATGTTTTGTTGTAGGTTGATTGATGTTCTGGTTTTGTGTCCCAGGGACTTGGATGATGACAGGAAACGGGGTGATGCACAATGGAACCACCATACTGGACGAGTACGGACACAACCTGGACCGACTCAAAGTGAGTGGGAGACACTTTACAGTGGTCCTTATAATATTCAACTcgcccccccccactctctttctcccaccctcTCGCTCTGTCCTGTTCCTGCTCTTGTCTTTCACTCCTTCTCAGTCACCATCAGCACTTACATGCTATCGTACTTATCACCTGTTGCTGTGTgcttcatctctttctctctgaccacTGTCATCTGTCTCTTTATCCAGGCGGGGGACACAGTGGGCGTGGTGCGGAAGGAGGACGGGAGCCTCCACTTCTTTGTGAATGGGGTGGCACAGGGCCCGGCGGCATGGAACGTCCCACCCAGCGTCTACGCCGTGGTGGACCTCTACGGCCAGGCCGCACAGGCAACCATCATGGACGACGTGggtgagcggggggggggggtggaggaagGTTGTTGTTAAAGGTGCCTAAGGCGATTCCAGAAGTTTCTAGTGTGTCAGATCAAAAAGGTTTTGGAACCACTGAAGACATGGAATGTGTCCTGTAGATGGTATGTGAATATCCTCATCCAACTAGCTTTGCCTCAACCATCCTCAACCATTTCTCCCCTCTAGCagacctcccccctctccccgaGGACAGCTCGGAGGGCCCCACCGTCATGTCGCCCAGCAGCCCATGCTCGGTCGCCGGAGGCAACAGTGCCAACGACCTGCGCTTCCACCAGCTGCACGGCACTAACGCGGTAATCACCAATGGGGGGCGCACCGCCCTCAGACAGAACTGTCGATCGGAGTTCAACGACGCCATCGTCATCTCTAACAGGTCAGTgtgacgcgcgcacacacacacacacacacacctgcgtcATCTCCAACAGGTCAGAAGGTCGACACACATGTGTTTGTGCGTGTCCTGACTGTGTGTTGTCTGTCAGGTGCCTTCGAGACGGAGAGCTCTTTGAGATAGTCATTCAGAAGATGGTGGACCGGTGGTCGGGGTCAATAGAAGCAGGTAAGATAATGGCAGGTAAGGCGTTTCTATTTTACCCCTCTCAAACTTCTCACACAgccctatccacacacacagcagtggagTGATACatgtttgtccgtgtgtgtgttctgtccaggTGTGACTGCTATAAGGCCAGAAGAGCTGGAGTTTCCCAACACCATGACGGATATAGACTACGATACCTGGATGCTTAGGTAAGGGGGGGGGTTGTTTTGTGTCTGTTTCAGTGATTCTAAATGAATGATTTTGAAACAGATTAGATTCAGTCAACTGTTATCGAATCCTACTGTTGTATCCATCTGCTACAGTGGATTTCACTAAGAAGCATCTAAGGGAATATCTTCCTCTGCCTTGTGCATGAAATAAACCAAGTTTCATTTGAACTCCCCCTTTAAACCCTCAGTGGCACAGCCATCATGCAGGACGGCAACACCATGCGTAACAACTATGGCTGTGACCTGGACACTCTGACCACGGGCAGTAGGATCGGCATGATGCGCTCGGCCACCGGCGACCTTCACTACTACATCAACGGTGTGGACCAGGGGGTGGCCTGCACCGGGCTGCCGCCAGGTAAAGGTGAATGGAACCAGTGATCATAAACCTGTTATTATGACCCCATACATGGGCAAGGGGTCGGGGACAAAAGGCTCATGAACTAATTTTGAAATGGAGCTGATGGGTGTGTACTATGCACCTTGTAGCTAGATGGTAGAAGTGTCTCTGAATAAATCCACCGAACAGCTCAAATCTCACTGCTATTTTGTTTAATATTTAAACTTGTATTTACCCAAGGCTAGTCTCACTGAGATCTTTGTCAAGCATCTACACTTTCCAAATATATGGTGAACTTGGACaacccctctttcctctctccctacctccctcctttcATCAGATGTGTATGCGGTGATAGACCTGTATGGTCAGTGTGTCCAGGTGTCCATCACCAGTTCCTCTGGCCCTCAGGATAACAGTCTGTGTACCAGTAACATCACAGAGAAGAGTTTCCCCGTACACTCCCCAGGTACTGACCACGAGTGTGATTTTTCTCTCAGGCTATGAATCTAAGTCGTTGAACGACAGACAGGCTCACGTCTCTCCTTCTTCCTTACATGCGTAGTGGCAGGCGTGGCCCACCGGCTCCACAGCAAGCATGGTAAGAACGTGGTTCTACTGGGAGAGGGCTGCCAGGCCGTCAGGGTGGGAGGATACGCACACGGCATCGTCTTCAGCGCCAAGGAACTCAAAACAGACGAACTGTTTGAGGTGAGTAGTGCTCTGTTATCTACCCAGACGCAATCAGATCGCTCTATTTTCATAACACTTGAGTCATCTGTTGTCTTATATATGCACGCGCATAACATTCACTATTGACGTTGTAGTATTGTCCTCTCCACCCATCTCCAGGTGAAGATAGACGAGGTGGATGACCAGTGGTCTGGTTCCCTCCACATGGGTCTGACCACCCTAGCCCCTCCAGAGCTGCCCTCCTGCCCCATGTCAGGCCTGTCCCCCTCCCTCACACAGCTCCGGTCCAAGGTAACCTGGCTGCTAGCCGGGTCAGAGGTCAGACGCAACGGGCTCCTGCAGAGACAGAACTACGGCGCCTCCCTGGACAGACTGACGGTGAGAGACAGGGCGTGGGATTCCAAAGCTCTGTTGAATCAATACTTTGTACTTATTTTGTAATTTGTTGCACAGAGAGAAACAATGAAAGAGGTGGAGGGAACAACTAGTTGGGATTGAAAGATGGAGACTACAAACATTAGTGCATATGGAATGGAAAGACGGATTGTGATGGAATAGATAAGTAGGTACTACATTTGATGcctgtgttgtattgtgtgtgtctaggtgggtAACCGTGTCGGGGTGAAGAGATGCAGCGATGACACCATGCACGTCCTTATCGATGGAGAGGACATGGGACCAGCTGCCACCGCTGTGGCCAAGGTACACACACTCTTCATGAACAACAGTTCTCTCATACACACGTCATACTTGTTCAATTCACACGCACAATTGTGTtcctatccttgtggggaccaaaacattgattcccattcaaaatcctgttTACTTTACACCCTAGCCCTAACTCCTTACCCTAATTGTAAACCTAAGTCTAAAATAGCCTATTTCCTTGGGACCGGTGAAATGTCCCCacaattttccttgttttactaccaccctacctctctcccctacttATAGAACGTGTATGCAGTGTTGGACCTGTATGGTCGTGTGACAGCAGTGTCCATCGTCAGTTCGTCGGTGCTGGAGGACGCAGGGAGCGTCaaggccccctccctctcctcagacagCTGTagcgaaggagaggaggaccgtACGCCGGTGAGACACGGgtgtggggatggggggggggtgcgATGGATGATATGCTTTCGCTGGGATCTTTAGTGATTATAGCTTGACAACAACAATGTTAGACTTTGTCTAAAGTAAGAGTGTGTGGAATTTTTATTTCTTCACTTTTGTCAAGCATCTCAAAGTACAGTAGGAAACCTGAAATTGCGTTATCGGTGGTTGTACATAGGtaggtgtacaaaacattaggaaacaCCTTCCTAAATACAGTTtgtttcatctctccatctcactccatctctcctctcttcatccaccAGGTTGAGGGTGGTGAGCCGGCCCTGGTGCCCAACACAGTCATGACCTTCCTGGAGAACCATGGGAAGAACATCCAGCTGTCCCATGAGAACCTGACGGCGGCCCGTGTCTCCAGCTACAACCAGGGCCTCCTAGTCACAGCACAACCCCTGCCCCGACAACAACTGTTCCAGGTACTGTGGTGGGGTTAGGGGTCTGTCTGTGTCAGGATTTGATTGGGGTAGCCAAGGGGGTGTTTAATTGTTGTATAGGGACACATCATATTTTATACTGCATTCTGTCACCATAGTTTGTGAATGACATTTTGACTATCAATGTTGCCATAGTTTCAGATCGACCGCCTGAACGCATCGTGGACGTCGTCCCTGTCGCTAGGGGTGATCGGCCACTCCCCAGACCGCCTCAACTTTCCCTCCACTGCGTGCTGTCTAAAACGCTCTGTGTGGCTGCTGCAGAGAGACTCTGTCTTCCACAACTCACTGAaggtactgcacacacacacacacgtcagtgtttcccctatgtTCATTTCGCAGTGGCACACCGCCGCTGCTAAGTCATTGCCGCCACTGCAAATAcccccctttttttttttacattctgcCAAGATGAGCTTTTAAGATCAGTGACGAGGAACAGCAAGTtccaattggcctagcgtcgtccgggttagggagggcttggtcggtagggatgtccttgtctcatcgcgcaccagcgactcctgtggcgggccgggcgcagtgcgcgctaaccaaggttgccaggtgcacggtgtgtcctccaacacattggtgcggctggcttccgggttggatggcgctgtgttaagaagcagtgcggctggttgggttgtgtatcggaggacgcatgactttcaaccttcatctctcccgagcccgtacgggagttgtagcgatgagacaagatagtagctactacaacaattggataccacgaaattggggagaaaaaaagggttaaaattaattttaaaaaaaatatatatatacacacacacacataagtggCTGGTGATGTTATTGAGATCAAGAGATACAATTCAACTGTCCTTGAGTTTCAAAGAAAGAGGGCAGTTTTTATTTTCATGCATTTGAGTTGGGGGGAAAAGTCGCCATAAGTTTTGTTGTACGACTGTGAGAAGGTCCCCTCCACTATCTCTGCCACAGCTACTGAATGaaatcctaggggaaacactgcgcACACACTCAAGGTACAGATAGCAAGACAAACACAACACAAAGCTTAATGgatatctctccctcttctctctttcccgcCATCACTTCTCCTCCCCATCAGATCTGTGAGAACTATGGTCCTAACCTGGACACATGTCCAGAGGGTACAGTCCTGGGTCTGCTGGTGGATGGGAACAGCTGTCTGCACCTTTATGTGAACGGTATGGACCAGGGAGTAGCAGCCCAGGATATCCCTACGCCATGTTACCCCCTCATAGACCTATACGGACAGTGTGAACAGGTACGtctgtctcccccccccaccccctttccaAACCGTCAGAATAATTTTAGAGGTCGAGGAAGTTAAGAAAcgaatagccttggtttctctaatgattgcctcgcctgattcaccaactacttctctgatagagttgtgtcaaatcggagggcctgttgtccgggcctctgacagtctctatgggggtgccacagggttcaattcttggaccgcctctcttctctgtgtacatcaatgatgtacctcttgctgctggtgagtctctgatccacctctacgcagacgacaccactgtatacttctggcccttctttggacactgttaacagccctccaggcgagcttcaatgccatacaactctccttccgtggcctccaattgctcttaaatacaagtaaaactaaaatgcatgctcttcaaccgatcactgcttgcacctgcccgcctgtccaacatcactactctggacggctctgacgtagaatatgtggacaactacaaatacctaggtgtctggttagactgtaaactctccttccagactcacatcaaacatctccaatccaaagttaaatctagaaatggcttcctatttcgcaacaaaacatccttcacttatgctgccaaacatacccttgtaaaactgaccatcctaccaatcctcgactttggcgatgtaatttacaaaatagcctaaaataccctactcaataaattggatgcagtttatcacagtgccatccgttttgtcaccaaatccccatatactaccaaccaccacgacctgtacgctctcgttggctggccctcgcttcatactcgtcgccaaacccatgggctccaggtcatctacaagaccctgctaggtaaagtccccccttatctcagctcactggtcaccatagcagcacccacctgtagcacgcgctccagcaggtatagctGCCTGGTcgcccccaaaaccaattcttactttggccccctctccttccagttctctgctgccaatgactggaatgaactacaaaaatcactgaaactggaaacacttacctccctcactagctttaagcaccagctgtcagagcagctcacatattactgtacctgtacatagccgaTCGATAATtaagcccaaacaactacctctttccttactttatttatttattttgctttgctgcaggaggaactggtgcacttcacaaaatagatggcatcatgaggtaggaaaattatgtggatgtattgaagcaacatcaagacatcagtctggaagttaaagcttggtcgcaaatgggtcttccaaatggacaatgaccccaagcatacttccaaacttgtggcaaaatggcttaaggacaacaaaggagtggccatcacaaagcactctactattattctgacatttcacattcttaaaataaagtggcgatcctaactaagcaaagacagggaatttttactcggattaaatgtcaggaactgtgaaaaactgagtttaaatgtatttggctaaggtgtatgtaaacgtccgacttcaactgtattaggcggtgtcagaggaaagcacaTAAAATTGTCagggactccagtcacccaagtcatggactgttttctctgctacagcacggcaagcggtaccggagtgccaagtctaggacctaaagactccttaacagcttctacccccaagccttaagactgctgaacaatgaatcaaatggccactggacCATTACATTGAGCCCccatccatttgttttgtacactgctgcttctctctgtttattatcgatGCAGTCAtttcacctctacctacatgtacaaatggcctcaaacctgtacccccgcacactgccTCGATACCGGTACCCCCGTATTAGAGTtagaccgatttatgatttttcaacgccgataccgattagtGGAGGACCAAAAATAGCCGACGCCGAtttgaaaaaataaaatgtatttatttgtaataatgacaattacaacaatactgaatgaacacttattttaacttaatataatgcatcaataaaatcaatttagccccaaataaacaatgaaacatgttcaatttggtttaaataatgcaaaaacaaagtgttggagaagaaagtagaagtgcaatatgtgccatgtaagaaagctaacgtttcagttccttgctcaaaaCATGACAACATGAAAGCTGgaggttccttttaacatgagttaaggtaagaagttttaggttgtagttattataggaataataggactttctctctctaccatttgtatttcattaacctttgactattggatgttcttgtaggcactttagtattaccagtgtaacagtatagattccgtccctctcctcgctcctacctgagctcaaaccaggaacacatcgacaacagccaccctcgaaacagcgttacccatgcagagcaaggggaacaaccactccaagtctcagagcgagtgatgtttgaaacgctattagagtGCACCCTgcccctgctaactagctagccatttcacatcggttacaccagcctcatctcgggagttgataggcttgaagtcataaacagctgctggcaaacgcataaaagtgctgtttgaattaatgcttacgagcctgctgctgcctaccaccgctcagtcagactgctctatcaaatcatagactgagttataacataataacacacagaaatacaagccttaggtcattaatatggtcgaatccggtaactatcatctcgaaaataagacgtttattctttcagtgtaatacggaaccgttccgtattttatctaactggtggcatccattagtctaaatattcctgttacattgcacaaccttcaatgttattttataattacgtaaaattctggcgaattaggcggcccaaactgttgcatatacactgactctgcgtgcaatgaacgcaagagatgtgacacaatttcacctggttaatattgcctgctaacctgaatttcttttagctaaatatgcaggtttaaaaatatatacttctgtgtattgattttaagaaaggcattgatgtttatggttaggtacacattggagcaacgttacgcaccgcatcgattatatgcaacgcagaacacgctagataaactagtaatatcatcaaccatgtgtagttaactagtgattatgtttggtttttataagaagtttaatgctagctacaACTttccttggcttactgcattcgtgtaacaggcagtctcctcgtggagtgcaatgaggcaggtggttagagcgttggtctagttaactgtaaggttgcaagattgaatcccccgagctgacaagataagaatctgccgttctgcccctgaaggaggcagttaacccaccgttcctagggtgtcattgaaaataagaatgtgttcttaattgacttgcctagttaaataaagattaaataaaggcgTAGGTaaaaaatcggtgtccaaaaataacgatttccgattgttatgaaaacttgaaatcggccctaattaatcggccattccgatttaatCGGTCGAACTctaccccgtatatagcctcgttttggtataactttttatttattttttactttcgtttatttggtaaatattttcttcaatcttcttgaactgcactgttggttaagggcttgtaagtaagcatttcactgtaaggtctacacttgttgtatttggcacatgtgacaaagtttgatttgagacTCAGTCCTACTCAGGACCACTTTTAGATCAGTAGCTAGAaactctaatctgctagtatttTGCTCTATGACCTTTAATCCTGAAATACCTCCATCTGGCTAACGTTACACATGGAACAGTCATAATCTCATTTAGACGCTCCGTCCTGGGTAGGTATTTAACTGCGTGATCCCAGCCCTCCCACCAGACCGGTTTAATAATCTCAGTTACCTGGCCTGGGACTACTTTATCTGTGTGGCACCAGGGGCCGAGAGAATTCAGTGACACCCTCTGATGTCGTTGTCATGGCAGGTTACCATAGTGACCAACAACGTGGCGACCGTGGGAGGAGAGAGCATCAAGGCACGTTGCCAGGGCGACATGGAGAAAGCGGACATGGTTgatggtgagaggaggagagcatgaTACTTGGGCAACTATACAGACCCTTTAAATCTGTGGCTCTGGGCTGAAAAAATGCTAACCTTTGACATCTGACCTCTAGGGATCAAAGAGAGTGTTTGCTGGATGCCCCATCCAGAGGTCAACCCCAACAAGACCTGTGAGTACCAGGCCCTGTGCTCGCGCTTCAAGGACCTGCTGACACTGCCAGGTGAGGAACACACGGTCTTTGTGTACTGCCTTCTCGCTCTTAATCGTAACTTCTCCCATATTTagattttctctccctccctttgccCCCTCCCCCTATCATCTCTCTCAGATGGTTACTTCAACGAGGATGCCAAGTATAACCTGTGTTACTGTGAGTCGTGCCACAAGCTGCGGGGGGACGAGTCCTACTACAAGAGAGGGGAGCCCCCACGGGACTACGCCCTGCCCTTTGGCTGGTGCCGCTTCGCTCTGAGGTCAGAAGTTACAGACAGCCAATCAGTGGGCTTCAAAAACTGTCTTCATCCAATCACACTGTAGTGTGAACTATGTTCAACCAATCACTCTTAACATCAGTGACGGTACTCTTCAAGTCCAATTAATCAGCATGAATTAGTTTTATCTAGTTCAATTAACAAATTACTTAATTACTTATTTTTTGCTTTGGCGAGAGAAGGGAAGAATGAAAGTAAAAAATATTATACAGTAAAGCTCTGAAAACTGTCTGAGTATCAATGTCATAGGACTCTGGTAGAGGGGTTATCTAAcatcttggtgtgtgtgttctccttcCTGCAGGATCAAGCCCCACTGTGATGTGTCCAATTCGTTTAAGCAGTGGCACATAGCCTACCACGGCACCAGCGTAGGGGCCCTCAGACGCACACTGGACCATGCCCAGCTGCTCTCTGGTACGACACAACATTTATTTCCTTATCCACTTTTGGACCAACAAACGATTGTGAATTGACCACAGGTTGCTTATTTTGATGAGCCTATCGCCTCAAACTGTTGTGTTTCTCTCCGAAAGCAATGACCGCATTTCTAGCCTTTTGAAAAACATGGTTGATTTCCAGAACCATTTCCACTCATGATTTAAAGAATGTTGAGGGTGTTGTAAATGAACTAAACCGTGTTGTCTTGGTGTTTCAGGGACGTCGTCCATCTTCTCTGTATCTCCGGTGAAGACGGAGGGTCCTAACGGCTACAGTGAGCCAGAGGAGAACAGCAGCAACAGCCTCCCTGACAGGGACAGGGAACGGGACCGGGAGGTGCCCCGGGTTCAGCTGTCCCCCACCATGCGCTACTCCGGCCTGGAGATGTTCGCCCCCAAAGTGCAGTACGTGTGTCACTCACTACCACTGTTTTctaccctgtctttctctgttttctctctcatcctcttcgCCTTTTGCTGTTATTCAAATTGAAATGATTACTATCTTGTTCTTTCACTGTCTTGCTTTCATTCTTCTTCCCATGACTCCTGATCTCCTCACTCtgccctttcactctctccctccagatTCCGGGACCCCCGGTCTCACTGCTGTCACCAGGCCCAGGTGGGTTTCCAGGTGTGTGTCCGGCCGGGATCCTATAAGGTGGGGCCCCAGACTCTGGGAGCCATCGAACCCCTGGATCCCCGCTTCAGCAACACAGAGATCGAGTGGATCACCAAGGATCAGGGGGGCACCCTCCTCTACGGCCTGCTCATACGGGTGGAATGATAGCGGGAGTAGTGAAGAGATtgttggatggagagagagggggaaagggagctACTCTCTCCCAGCAGTGCCTCCAAAACTACTACTTCTCCATCAACCAAATTACAAACTTTGGGAGTCTTTGGAATTAGGGAATTTCCCTCCTGTTGCTGGGTGGTTTGTTGATTGACAATTCagcattgttttgtttgtttaggacaattgttttttttttttttttttttttttttttttttttttgttctctGACACTTAACAGGGAGGGACTAGGGTGGATTCAGAGAAGAACAACCAGACAGACACTGCCTGCACTTTGTTTTGGACACTTCGTGGGCGATTTTTATTTTAAAATTTTAAcatgtattttacatttttttttattcgtCATAATACAACACTTGTTTTTTGTCACAGCCATTTTTATTTTAGAGCAGTTTTGTCTTCCCGGTCTCTGTTGTTCCCTGCCTCACTCTCTAGCTTGTTTTTTAATCAACCCCTTTACCCCAGACTGATCAGTCTCCTCAAGTACGGAGGGATGGTTCTCCTGAGAAAAGGCTGAGTGCACAACCCGAAACCGGTCCTGTTGCATTCCAAGACCTGGACCGTTTGTTGAACCACCTCGCAACGTCGACCGCCACACGGTCACTGGCTAttggattattattttttaagcGAAAGACTTAACCACAGGTCAGAAGGAAATTGAGAGAAAGAGCATTAGATCAAACAAGGAAAAAAGACTGGAAAAGAACCGTGAACTGAAGGACCTGAGAGCACCCGTAGAGGGAGGAACTCAAACTGGTGCAAAATGTTTACAGGTGTAACACTAACTGCACTGATCTGAAAACACAGGATAGGTGAAAACGATCAGGTGGCTGTTGCCTAATGGGAATTTCCTTTCACCCGTTCAGTTCCGGTTCATTCATATCAGTGCGGATGAGGAGGGGAAGCCATGAAGGACAATAGAGATGGACACTAACACCACCGTCAGAACTAGTGGGAGAGAaatttttaatgtttttttcaaCCGGCCAATCTGGCCGTTAAGCTTCGTCTCCCGAATTCTCCCCTATCACTGCTTTACCCCGTGTCATATTCACTTCACTGGAGATTAGAGGGATTCTACACATGCTTTGTAGAGGGAATACCAGGGGCGTGTTCAGCAGGGAGAATCCTTTTTTGAAAGGGGAGGTTCTACCGGCGCTTGGCCAATGCACAGTTCTGTTGCAAAAAGTCATTCTTAcagtgtgccctactgaacatgaccTTGATGCATAAAGACCCAGGCCCGATTCCATTTCAACTCGTGATCGAAATGGGCCCGGACCTGAAgatctctcctcattctctcattTTCTATAGCTAGTTCAGGAGGAAAACATTGTGGattgttgcagatagaaatgtcatgAATGGAGTTGACAGGATTTTATACcagagaggcatgtttgttctaaAGGTATTTCTACCTGAACTTTCCACAACGTTGTACACTGCTGAACATGCCCGTTTTAACACATTGTTTACACTGGTTACGTTTAAGTCTCCCTCTTTGATCCATCCATTCTGACATCGTTTACCAGGGGGGAATGTTCAGAGCCAATCACATCATAGGGGTGTGGCTTCACCCTGGCGTGTTCATGCAAAGACTCTTGGTAAATGGAGTGTCTTTATGAAATGCAGGCCCTGATGCTGGAGTTTACATTGCGAATGTGATTCATTAGGGTTTTTGTCGGTTTTTTGTAGTCCGTTTACGTTCTACCGGTCTGCTTCATGTTAAAACAAACTCCCTCTATTTTACATAATGCATTACATAGATTAACACAGGGGTTCATTAATTCCTGATTAAAATATtcagcattttttttttgtatgtgGACAGCTCTTCAAAGCATATCTTTTAACCATTCTGTTTTGTTTG
Above is a genomic segment from Oncorhynchus masou masou isolate Uvic2021 chromosome 23, UVic_Omas_1.1, whole genome shotgun sequence containing:
- the LOC135510571 gene encoding neuralized-like protein 4 isoform X6: MAAELHPCSGKLIGLSNSNRTAQRNQPVQEFNHGLVLSREPLKDRDVFTVRIDKKVNSWSGSIEIGVTSLDPAGLDFPSSATGLKGGSWIVSGCSVLRDGRSVLEEYGRDLDQLSEGDRVGIQRSTRGELHLWVNGQDCGAAASGLPTGLWAVVDLYGKCTQVTVVSCEPPSLAERDTERETVEEREQEDEEEEVVVCGVREEEFGGLTSAVNLAAATNGTLEEVPELPPTNNRPDKFPNNLEPETVLTEHQLFDVLNNAIVSLYRSEDNGGGDLGGGGIGRDSGTGSRGDRGSSSGGGSVNGTSSDSGGGTGNTGSVNSPAGGGGARLGAVTGGMLTNDALLFHEKCGTLIKLSNNNKTAERRRPLDEFNNGVVMTNRPLRHNEMFEIRIDKLVDKWSGSIEIGVTTHNPNNLDYPATMTNLRSGTIMMSGCGILTNGKGTRREYCEFSLDELQEGDHIGLMHKASGALHFYINGIDQGVAAAQTPAVVYAVVDLYGMAVKVTIVHNHNHSDRLRRNNAIMRALSPDVGRPRPAHSLTPDPDTPDRLLFHSNCGQKAAIISEGRTALRPHATDDFNHGVVLSGRPLHSNEVFQVRIDKMVDKWAGSIEIGVTTHNPAYLQLPSTMTNLRSGTWMMTGNGVMHNGTTILDEYGHNLDRLKAGDTVGVVRKEDGSLHFFVNGVAQGPAAWNVPPSVYAVVDLYGQAAQATIMDDVADLPPLPEDSSEGPTVMSPSSPCSVAGGNSANDLRFHQLHGTNAVITNGGRTALRQNCRSEFNDAIVISNRCLRDGELFEIVIQKMVDRWSGSIEAGKIMAGVTAIRPEELEFPNTMTDIDYDTWMLSGTAIMQDGNTMRNNYGCDLDTLTTGSRIGMMRSATGDLHYYINGVDQGVACTGLPPDVYAVIDLYGQCVQVSITSSSGPQDNSLCTSNITEKSFPVHSPVAGVAHRLHSKHGKNVVLLGEGCQAVRVGGYAHGIVFSAKELKTDELFEVKIDEVDDQWSGSLHMGLTTLAPPELPSCPMSGLSPSLTQLRSKVTWLLAGSEVRRNGLLQRQNYGASLDRLTVGNRVGVKRCSDDTMHVLIDGEDMGPAATAVAKNVYAVLDLYGRVTAVSIVSSSVLEDAGSVKAPSLSSDSCSEGEEDRTPVEGGEPALVPNTVMTFLENHGKNIQLSHENLTAARVSSYNQGLLVTAQPLPRQQLFQFQIDRLNASWTSSLSLGVIGHSPDRLNFPSTACCLKRSVWLLQRDSVFHNSLKICENYGPNLDTCPEGTVLGLLVDGNSCLHLYVNGMDQGVAAQDIPTPCYPLIDLYGQCEQVTIVTNNVATVGGESIKARCQGDMEKADMVDGIKESVCWMPHPEVNPNKTCEYQALCSRFKDLLTLPDGYFNEDAKYNLCYCESCHKLRGDESYYKRGEPPRDYALPFGWCRFALRIKPHCDVSNSFKQWHIAYHGTSVGALRRTLDHAQLLSGTSSIFSVSPVKTEGPNGYSEPEENSSNSLPDRDRERDREVPRVQLSPTMRYSGLEMFAPKVQFRDPRSHCCHQAQVGFQVCVRPGSYKVGPQTLGAIEPLDPRFSNTEIEWITKDQGGTLLYGLLIRVE